The Streptomyces sp. NBC_00335 DNA window TGCGGGCATCCGGCCGCTCGAACTCGACCTGTGGCTGCCCGACGGGGCGCACGGGCCGCCCCTGCCGGTCGTGCTCTACCTCCACGGCGGGGGCTGGCGCGCGGGTTCCCGGGCGGAGCTGGGACCGCGCTTCCGGCACTGGAGCCCCGACCCCTTCGCCCGTCTCGCCCGGGCCGGTTTCGCGGTCGCCTCCGTCGACTACCGGCTCAGCGGCGAGGCCGTCCATCCGGCTCAGCTCGACGACGCGACGGCCGCGCTGGGCTGGCTGACCGCCCGGGCCGGCGAACTCGGCCTCGACGCACACCGCATCGTGTCGTGGGGCGAGTCGGCCGGCGCCCACCTGGCCGCCCTGCTCGCCCTCACCGCTCCCGTGAGCGGCTGCGTCGTCTGGTACGGGCCCACCGACCTGACCACCCTGCCCGGCCAGTGCCCGCCCGGCGCCTACGACGCCGCCGACCCCACCACCCGTGAGGCGCTGTTGATCGGAGCCGCGCTCGCCGACGCACCGGACCGGGCCCGCGCCGCGAGCCCGGTCGCCCATGTGCACGCCGGCGCACCGCCGTTCCTCGTCCTGCACGGCGCCGAGGACACGCTCATCCCGCTCGCCCAGGGCGAGCAACTGGCCGCAGCCCTGCACCGGGTGGGCGCCCGGGTCGACTTCCGGCCCGTACCCGGCGCCGACCACGGCTGGGCCGGTCTGCCGGACGAGGAGGCCGAGCGGATCTTCAGCGCGTCCGTGGACTTCGCCCTGGCTTGCACCGCGGGCCCGGCGGGGCCGGCGCACCCGTAGGCCGGGCGCCCTTCAGCGGCGGCGGACCGATCACCGGTCCCCGAAGGCCCGCATGCCCTTCGCGCGGGCGGTCTTCCACGCCGGGCCGGAACCGAGGAAGTCGAGGACTTCGCGGGCCCGGCCCGGCTGGGAGGAGACGGCCAGGACTCCCCCGCCGAACGTCGAGCTGATCGCGTGCTCGCCCGGCAGCGGGCCGACCACGACCACGCCCGGCAGGTCCATCAGCTCGCTGTGCTGCTGGAAGGCCAGGTCCGCCCGGCCGGACGACAGCAGGCTGCCCGCGGGT harbors:
- a CDS encoding alpha/beta hydrolase, which produces MPLTPGLAAFLAPPAPERLPLPPAAHPAPGVRVLRGVPYAYRAGIRPLELDLWLPDGAHGPPLPVVLYLHGGGWRAGSRAELGPRFRHWSPDPFARLARAGFAVASVDYRLSGEAVHPAQLDDATAALGWLTARAGELGLDAHRIVSWGESAGAHLAALLALTAPVSGCVVWYGPTDLTTLPGQCPPGAYDAADPTTREALLIGAALADAPDRARAASPVAHVHAGAPPFLVLHGAEDTLIPLAQGEQLAAALHRVGARVDFRPVPGADHGWAGLPDEEAERIFSASVDFALACTAGPAGPAHP